The following proteins are encoded in a genomic region of Thermococcus pacificus:
- a CDS encoding DUF2240 family protein, with amino-acid sequence MPMHPLKRAVDYKGSTEFTKSELVGILSFSLRIMGVKEAKEFIAEAVKSGLLTERDGKLVVNEAALDEERKGGDLFEEMVEHIASSLGWERADVIDGINGMRERYGDLDKKVLAYLFGMDKGVDMARFRERLEL; translated from the coding sequence ATGCCTATGCACCCGCTTAAGCGTGCGGTTGACTATAAGGGCTCAACTGAGTTCACGAAGAGCGAGCTGGTCGGTATACTCTCCTTCAGCCTGCGGATAATGGGGGTTAAGGAGGCCAAGGAGTTCATAGCCGAGGCCGTGAAGAGCGGGCTCCTTACCGAGAGGGACGGAAAACTGGTCGTGAATGAAGCCGCGCTTGATGAGGAGAGGAAGGGGGGTGACCTCTTCGAGGAGATGGTGGAGCACATAGCGAGCTCACTCGGCTGGGAGCGTGCGGACGTAATTGACGGGATAAACGGTATGAGGGAGCGCTACGGCGACCTGGACAAAAAGGTGCTCGCCTACCTCTTCGGCATGGACAAAGGGGTTGACATGGCCCGCTTCAGGGAGAGGCTTGAGTTATGA
- a CDS encoding PaaI family thioesterase, translating to MEQRTHRLTSERLVGKPLKLEPGYAEVELRTTKEMAVDEYGLVHGGFTFGLADYAAMLAVNEPTVVLGKAEVKFLKPVKAGEILTAKARVLESNEGGVGDGTSPRRKKLVKAEVFNERNEKVFEGTFHCYVLERHVLE from the coding sequence ATGGAGCAGAGGACGCACAGGCTGACCTCGGAGAGGCTGGTTGGAAAGCCGCTCAAACTTGAACCCGGCTACGCGGAAGTGGAGCTCAGGACGACGAAGGAGATGGCGGTTGACGAGTACGGCCTCGTTCACGGCGGCTTCACCTTTGGCTTAGCAGACTACGCCGCGATGCTCGCTGTGAACGAGCCGACAGTGGTCCTTGGAAAGGCGGAGGTGAAGTTCCTCAAGCCGGTTAAAGCTGGGGAGATTTTGACGGCGAAGGCAAGAGTTCTCGAAAGCAATGAGGGGGGTGTGGGGGACGGAACGTCCCCCCGGAGAAAGAAGCTCGTGAAGGCGGAGGTTTTCAACGAGAGAAACGAGAAGGTCTTCGAGGGGACGTTCCACTGCTACGTCCTGGAGAGGCACGTGCTCGAGTGA
- a CDS encoding MFS transporter has protein sequence MEEKERKIFGISWNVFLLGIVSFLNDMSSEMINPIVPSYLTGVLREGQLVSGSVMGAIESMSSLFKVAFGYVSDRFRKRKAFVLAGYALSTLAKGALAFTRYWWDFLTLRALDRVGKGIRTAPRDALIAESSEKGKSGKSFGFHRMMDTLGAVAGPLAAIALIELLRGLPKETMYRYIFLLSAIPGLLSLFVIVLFVRDRGSEVKKKIKGISTLRSRGLQLFLAVVAVGALGRYSYAFTLWKAEELGFTVVQGIAFYALFNLIYALSAYPLGVVSDSFGKKRLITIGFLVATLASLAFAYARDFYTLVVAFVLYGVYIAIEDTIPRAYMADLAGEHEKGTIIGAYHTVFGLFVFPASVIAGYLWQARSLELAFTYAALMNALAFVMMFFVPESH, from the coding sequence ATGGAAGAGAAGGAGCGCAAAATCTTTGGAATAAGCTGGAACGTCTTCCTGCTCGGAATAGTGAGCTTCCTGAACGACATGAGCAGCGAGATGATAAACCCGATAGTGCCGAGCTATCTCACCGGTGTCCTCAGGGAGGGCCAGCTGGTCAGCGGCTCCGTGATGGGAGCGATAGAGAGCATGAGCTCCCTCTTCAAGGTGGCCTTCGGCTACGTCAGCGACCGCTTTAGAAAAAGGAAGGCCTTCGTTTTAGCCGGTTACGCGCTCTCGACCCTCGCCAAGGGTGCCCTCGCTTTTACTCGCTACTGGTGGGACTTTCTAACGCTGCGCGCCCTAGACAGGGTGGGCAAGGGCATAAGGACGGCACCGAGGGACGCGCTCATAGCGGAGTCGAGCGAGAAGGGGAAGAGCGGCAAGTCCTTCGGCTTCCACAGGATGATGGACACGCTTGGAGCTGTGGCCGGTCCTCTCGCTGCCATAGCCCTCATTGAGCTCCTCAGGGGTCTGCCGAAGGAGACGATGTACCGTTATATCTTCCTGCTATCTGCGATTCCCGGCCTCCTATCGCTCTTCGTTATAGTCCTCTTCGTCAGGGACCGGGGAAGCGAGGTAAAGAAAAAGATCAAGGGCATCTCCACGCTGAGGAGCAGAGGCTTACAGCTCTTCCTTGCCGTCGTTGCGGTGGGAGCTCTCGGCAGGTACAGCTACGCCTTCACACTCTGGAAGGCGGAGGAGCTCGGCTTTACCGTCGTCCAGGGGATAGCGTTCTACGCCCTCTTCAACCTCATCTACGCCCTCTCGGCATACCCGCTCGGCGTCGTCTCGGACAGCTTCGGCAAGAAGAGGCTCATAACCATAGGCTTCCTCGTTGCGACGCTGGCCTCTTTAGCCTTCGCCTACGCGAGGGACTTCTACACGCTTGTTGTGGCCTTCGTCCTCTACGGGGTCTACATAGCCATAGAGGACACCATCCCGAGGGCATACATGGCGGATTTAGCGGGGGAGCACGAGAAGGGGACGATAATAGGTGCCTACCACACCGTCTTTGGCCTCTTCGTCTTCCCCGCCTCGGTCATAGCGGGCTACCTGTGGCAGGCCCGCTCCCTCGAGCTCGCATTCACCTACGCCGCCCTGATGAACGCCCTCGCTTTTGTCATGATGTTTTTCGTTCCGGAATCTCATTGA
- a CDS encoding DUF4152 family protein — MKFVAADTGGALLTEDYEPVGLIATAAVLVEKPYRTATLSAVRYADPFNYDMSGRQAVRDEAFLAVELAREVKPDVIHLDSTIGGIEVRKLDEPTIDALTITDRGKEVWKDLAKDLQPLAKKFWEETGIEIIAIGKWSVPVRIAEIYSGIYTAKWAIDYARENGKVMVGLPRYMKVEIKPGQIYGESLDPREGGLFGEIEADTDGIGWELYPNPLVRRYMVLEVWRE; from the coding sequence ATGAAGTTTGTGGCCGCTGATACAGGGGGTGCACTGCTGACCGAGGATTACGAGCCGGTTGGACTCATAGCGACGGCTGCGGTCCTCGTCGAGAAACCCTACAGGACGGCAACGCTCAGCGCGGTAAGGTACGCCGACCCGTTCAACTACGACATGAGCGGCAGGCAGGCGGTTAGGGACGAGGCGTTTTTAGCGGTTGAACTGGCGAGGGAAGTCAAGCCTGATGTGATTCACCTCGACTCGACGATAGGCGGAATAGAGGTCAGGAAGCTCGACGAGCCTACCATCGATGCCCTAACGATAACAGACCGCGGAAAGGAAGTGTGGAAGGACCTCGCGAAGGATTTACAGCCCTTAGCAAAGAAGTTCTGGGAGGAAACCGGCATCGAGATCATAGCGATCGGCAAGTGGAGCGTCCCGGTGAGGATAGCCGAGATCTACTCCGGAATATACACGGCGAAGTGGGCGATCGACTACGCGAGGGAGAACGGGAAAGTTATGGTGGGCCTTCCACGCTATATGAAGGTCGAGATAAAGCCCGGACAAATCTACGGGGAAAGCCTCGACCCGCGCGAGGGCGGCCTCTTCGGGGAGATTGAGGCAGATACCGATGGAATCGGCTGGGAACTCTATCCGAACCCGCTTGTGAGGAGGTACATGGTTCTGGAAGTGTGGAGGGAATGA
- a CDS encoding MFS transporter yields MSLQNYRGFSRDAWLLVAYSFVSWLGDNIAWFIFPFYLKSLSYDYTGIGMVFSLSTLAQASVLLFSGPLGARIGYKRAVLMGISFMFFGRLVQVLYPALIPLVLGGVLLGVGMAFEGPSFMALLSGEVTDVKRHYLFSLSSAVGTIGSAIGLVLAGFLPRYLTYREVFSLVLFIIPVRFVLVAVVKSVLAHSEKSLNLNRELLFRIGRFALPSALIGLGAGVTIPYVGLWFNQRFGTSLESIGWLFALQQFIMGLGTFLLPMIADRLGSVKTIVSFNGSASVLIAAMPLSPTFYIAAAVYTVRTILMNIVSPIWNSFMMSLFKKEERSTAMALNNLSWTATFGAGQYLGGILFDVSLTWPFMITALLYALSMVFFWGFFRGETKGYKPSRA; encoded by the coding sequence ATGTCATTGCAGAATTACCGGGGGTTCAGCAGGGACGCGTGGCTTCTGGTGGCCTACTCCTTCGTCTCCTGGCTGGGCGACAACATAGCTTGGTTCATATTCCCCTTCTACCTGAAATCGCTCAGCTACGACTACACCGGAATCGGCATGGTATTCTCCCTCTCGACGCTCGCCCAGGCCTCGGTACTCCTGTTTTCCGGCCCGCTGGGGGCCAGGATCGGCTACAAGAGGGCCGTTCTCATGGGAATCTCGTTCATGTTCTTCGGTCGGCTGGTCCAGGTGCTCTACCCGGCCTTGATCCCTCTCGTCCTCGGTGGAGTCCTGCTCGGGGTTGGAATGGCCTTCGAGGGCCCCTCCTTCATGGCACTCCTCAGCGGCGAGGTCACGGACGTGAAAAGGCACTACCTGTTCAGTTTATCCTCCGCCGTTGGGACGATAGGCTCCGCAATCGGCCTCGTCCTCGCTGGCTTCCTCCCGAGGTACCTCACCTACCGCGAGGTCTTCTCCCTCGTGCTCTTCATAATCCCAGTCCGGTTCGTCCTGGTGGCGGTCGTGAAGTCGGTGCTCGCCCATTCCGAGAAGTCGCTGAACCTGAACAGGGAGCTGCTCTTCAGGATAGGTCGCTTTGCCCTCCCGAGCGCCCTCATCGGTCTCGGCGCGGGAGTTACGATTCCGTACGTCGGCCTCTGGTTCAACCAGCGCTTTGGGACGAGCCTTGAGAGTATAGGGTGGCTCTTCGCTCTCCAGCAGTTCATAATGGGTCTGGGCACGTTCCTCCTGCCGATGATAGCCGACAGGCTGGGCAGCGTGAAGACGATAGTCTCTTTCAATGGGAGTGCCAGTGTTCTGATCGCCGCGATGCCCCTTTCCCCGACGTTCTACATAGCGGCAGCCGTTTACACCGTGAGGACGATTCTTATGAACATAGTCAGCCCCATATGGAACTCCTTCATGATGAGCCTCTTTAAGAAGGAAGAGCGCTCAACGGCGATGGCGCTGAACAACCTCTCTTGGACGGCGACCTTTGGGGCCGGTCAGTACCTCGGCGGCATACTCTTCGACGTCTCGCTCACGTGGCCCTTCATGATAACCGCGCTGCTCTATGCGCTCTCGATGGTCTTTTTCTGGGGCTTTTTTAGGGGGGAGACAAAAGGTTATAAGCCATCCAGGGCTTAA
- a CDS encoding DHH family phosphoesterase: MVVKECPECRGTGKVKVGEKECPVCEGWGYVPADFNVGDKLKGYRNLDYLGVEDEVDEIPCPECHGKGVVPVYDTCPTCGGTGRVLACDICGKIKEPWEPGMETTWVCPDCLRKHKVVYILDKTCDYEDVEVGSVYKGTIDRVERFGVFVRLNPHVTGLIKRKDLLGGREYKPGEEILVQVLDVRPDKKEVDLVESALRNYKEVVVRKEIPVTPIRELSKDMAGKTVRLRGRVTQIQVTGGPTVFTITDGTGITWVAAFEAPGVRAYPNINVGDVVEVIGKVAFHAGEIQIEASDMTRLWGPDAAQVKQAIERALDERAQPKDVGFLVESEVLEKLKPKIMKAAFMIRRAILEGRPILLRHHSDADGYTSGLALEYAIVPLIEQVSPDSGARWKLFKRRPSRAPFYELEDVLKDIIFMIEDHEKFGDPLPLVVIVDNGGTSEDIPAYKRIRAYGVPIVVIDHHDPREWISEDKAKVDEYVDVHVNPHHVKRGYYELTAGMLATEVARFINPEVEDKIKHLPAIAGTGDRSKAPEFQQYLEIAKKTKGLTEEDLKKIAEVIDHEAFYWKFMDGHGIIDEILLLTGNLQRHRELINAIYPEVKEKQEKALRASLPHVKSVVLPNGIRFNTIDVELFAPKFSYPSPGKLSGLIHDHFKEKYGEDSPILTLAYGPDFAVVRAADGMAAYGFDLNEIIPKLQEALPSAGIEGGGHSYAGSIKFFEGMRKEVLEEFAKQVVKLKRV, encoded by the coding sequence ATGGTGGTTAAAGAGTGTCCAGAGTGTCGTGGAACGGGGAAAGTTAAAGTTGGCGAGAAGGAGTGCCCCGTGTGCGAAGGGTGGGGCTACGTTCCCGCTGATTTCAATGTGGGCGACAAGCTGAAGGGCTACCGCAACCTCGACTACCTTGGAGTTGAGGACGAGGTGGATGAGATACCCTGTCCCGAGTGTCACGGGAAGGGAGTCGTTCCTGTTTACGACACCTGCCCGACCTGCGGCGGAACGGGCAGGGTTCTAGCCTGCGACATCTGTGGAAAGATCAAGGAGCCCTGGGAACCCGGTATGGAAACTACCTGGGTCTGCCCGGACTGCCTCAGGAAGCACAAGGTCGTCTACATTCTCGACAAGACCTGCGACTACGAGGACGTTGAGGTCGGGAGTGTCTACAAGGGCACTATAGACCGCGTTGAACGCTTCGGTGTCTTCGTCAGGCTCAATCCACACGTTACGGGATTAATCAAGAGAAAGGACCTGCTCGGAGGAAGGGAGTACAAACCCGGTGAAGAGATACTCGTCCAGGTTCTCGACGTCAGGCCCGACAAGAAGGAGGTTGATCTGGTCGAGTCTGCCCTCAGGAACTACAAGGAGGTCGTCGTCAGGAAGGAGATCCCGGTTACCCCAATAAGGGAGCTCAGCAAAGACATGGCGGGCAAGACCGTCAGGCTCAGAGGCAGGGTGACTCAGATACAGGTCACGGGCGGCCCGACCGTCTTCACGATAACCGACGGGACGGGAATAACCTGGGTTGCTGCCTTCGAGGCCCCGGGAGTGAGGGCTTACCCCAACATAAACGTCGGCGATGTCGTTGAGGTCATCGGAAAGGTCGCGTTCCATGCCGGCGAGATCCAGATAGAGGCCAGCGACATGACCAGGCTTTGGGGCCCGGATGCAGCCCAGGTCAAGCAGGCTATCGAGCGGGCCCTCGACGAGCGCGCCCAGCCGAAGGACGTCGGCTTCCTCGTGGAGAGCGAGGTTCTCGAAAAGCTCAAGCCCAAGATAATGAAGGCCGCGTTCATGATAAGGAGGGCCATTCTCGAAGGCAGGCCGATACTCCTGAGACACCACTCCGATGCCGACGGCTACACCTCAGGCCTAGCACTGGAGTACGCGATAGTTCCGCTCATCGAGCAGGTTTCACCGGATTCTGGCGCGAGGTGGAAGCTCTTCAAGAGGAGGCCGAGCAGGGCCCCCTTCTACGAGCTTGAGGATGTCCTAAAGGACATCATATTCATGATCGAGGACCACGAGAAGTTCGGCGACCCGCTCCCGCTAGTTGTTATAGTTGACAATGGAGGAACGAGCGAAGACATTCCGGCCTACAAGCGCATAAGGGCCTACGGAGTTCCCATCGTCGTCATAGACCACCACGACCCGCGCGAGTGGATCAGCGAGGACAAGGCCAAGGTTGACGAGTACGTTGACGTGCACGTCAATCCCCACCACGTCAAGCGCGGCTACTACGAGCTGACGGCTGGAATGCTTGCAACTGAAGTGGCCCGCTTCATCAACCCCGAAGTGGAGGACAAGATAAAGCACCTGCCGGCAATAGCGGGAACTGGCGACAGGAGCAAGGCACCAGAGTTCCAGCAGTACCTCGAGATAGCGAAGAAGACCAAGGGCCTGACCGAGGAAGACCTCAAGAAGATAGCCGAGGTGATAGACCACGAGGCCTTCTACTGGAAGTTCATGGACGGCCACGGAATAATCGACGAGATACTCCTCCTCACCGGCAACCTCCAGCGGCACCGCGAGCTTATCAATGCTATCTACCCCGAGGTCAAAGAGAAGCAGGAGAAGGCTTTGAGGGCCTCCCTGCCGCACGTCAAGAGCGTCGTCCTTCCAAACGGCATAAGGTTCAACACGATAGACGTGGAACTCTTCGCACCGAAGTTCAGCTATCCCTCACCAGGAAAGCTCTCAGGATTAATCCACGACCACTTCAAGGAGAAGTACGGCGAGGACTCGCCAATACTAACGCTTGCCTATGGTCCGGACTTCGCGGTTGTCAGAGCCGCGGACGGAATGGCCGCTTACGGCTTCGACCTGAACGAGATAATTCCAAAGCTCCAGGAGGCACTGCCGAGTGCTGGAATAGAGGGCGGCGGCCACAGTTACGCGGGCTCGATAAAGTTCTTCGAGGGCATGAGGAAGGAGGTTTTGGAGGAGTTCGCCAAGCAGGTTGTCAAGCTGAAGAGGGTTTGA
- a CDS encoding nicotinamidase, translated as MPEEALIVVDMQRDFMPGGALPVPDGDRIIPWCNHYIEEFRKRGALIVATRDWHPENHISFKEQGGPWPAHCVRNTPGAEFVVDLPSDAVIISKATEPDKEAYSGFEGTELAEILRKNGVKRVYVCGVATEYCVKATALDAIKHGFETYLLSDAVKGINPEDEEKALREMERAGVKVL; from the coding sequence ATGCCGGAGGAGGCACTGATCGTTGTTGACATGCAGCGCGATTTCATGCCAGGGGGAGCGCTCCCGGTTCCGGATGGGGACAGGATAATCCCGTGGTGCAACCACTACATCGAAGAGTTCAGGAAGCGCGGGGCGCTCATAGTCGCTACCCGCGACTGGCACCCGGAGAACCACATAAGCTTTAAAGAGCAGGGCGGGCCGTGGCCGGCGCACTGCGTCCGGAACACCCCTGGTGCCGAGTTCGTTGTAGATCTCCCCTCCGATGCCGTGATAATCTCCAAGGCCACCGAGCCTGACAAGGAAGCTTACTCCGGCTTCGAGGGCACAGAGCTCGCCGAAATCCTGAGAAAGAACGGCGTGAAGAGGGTCTACGTCTGCGGCGTTGCCACCGAGTACTGCGTGAAGGCGACTGCCCTCGACGCTATCAAACACGGCTTTGAGACCTACCTCCTCAGCGATGCTGTGAAGGGCATTAATCCTGAGGATGAGGAGAAGGCGCTGAGGGAGATGGAGAGGGCTGGTGTGAAGGTTCTTTAG
- a CDS encoding DUF2391 family protein, giving the protein MEEKLEEIYEGIEELRKEFDGRKAPDALGWDDIAQEVVGAITFALPFLFTGELWEIAKDISLERSLAIFLMTLVVAYLFIAKSRIGNLKREEMFHIPKRLFTVAVIAYLTSAGLIYLYGINRIADFNVAQYLNATVLVSTFAVIGAITVDLVK; this is encoded by the coding sequence ATGGAGGAGAAACTTGAGGAGATATACGAAGGCATAGAGGAGCTCAGGAAGGAATTCGACGGCAGGAAAGCGCCGGACGCCCTCGGCTGGGATGACATAGCGCAGGAAGTGGTGGGAGCGATAACCTTCGCACTGCCGTTCCTATTCACCGGCGAGCTGTGGGAGATAGCCAAAGATATCTCCCTGGAGCGCTCCCTGGCGATTTTCCTGATGACGCTGGTTGTGGCTTACCTCTTCATAGCAAAATCCAGGATAGGCAACCTCAAGAGGGAGGAGATGTTCCATATACCCAAAAGACTCTTCACAGTGGCAGTCATAGCGTATCTAACCTCTGCAGGGTTGATATACCTCTACGGCATCAACCGGATAGCTGATTTCAACGTGGCCCAATACCTGAACGCGACCGTTCTCGTGAGTACCTTCGCGGTAATAGGCGCGATAACTGTAGACCTGGTGAAGTAA
- a CDS encoding asparaginase gives MRILIIGTGGTIASARTEKGYKAALSADEILEVAGIKKRNGLIIETEDILNLDSTLIQPEDWVTIGEAVFRNLSDYDGIVITHGTDTLAYTSSALSFMLRNVPIPVVLTGSMLPITEPKSDAPRNLRTALTFASKGFPGIYVAFMDKIMLGTRVSKVHSLGLNAFQSINYPDIAYVKGGELKVLHRPEVPQGEVIFDPLLDPNVVHIRLTPGLSPEVFSSIGEWSHGIVLEGYGAGGIPYRKRNLLKAVERVAGEKPVVMTTQAVYGGVDLTRYEVGRRALEAGIIPAGDMTKEATLTKLMWALGHTADVAEVREIMERNIAGEITPRG, from the coding sequence GTGCGGATTCTGATAATAGGAACCGGGGGCACCATAGCCAGCGCGAGGACAGAGAAGGGCTACAAAGCGGCGCTGAGTGCCGATGAAATCCTCGAGGTGGCGGGAATCAAAAAGAGGAACGGGCTCATCATAGAGACCGAGGACATCCTTAACCTGGACAGCACGCTCATCCAGCCTGAGGACTGGGTAACGATAGGGGAAGCCGTCTTCAGAAACCTCAGCGACTACGACGGCATCGTCATAACTCACGGGACGGACACCCTCGCATACACGTCCTCCGCCCTCAGCTTCATGCTCCGGAACGTTCCAATCCCCGTCGTTCTAACCGGCTCGATGCTCCCGATAACGGAGCCGAAGAGCGACGCCCCCCGGAACCTCAGGACCGCCCTGACCTTCGCCTCTAAGGGGTTTCCCGGAATCTACGTAGCGTTCATGGACAAAATAATGCTGGGAACGAGGGTCTCAAAGGTTCACTCCCTCGGCCTCAACGCCTTCCAGAGCATAAACTACCCGGATATCGCCTACGTGAAGGGCGGCGAGCTGAAGGTTCTCCACAGGCCGGAGGTGCCCCAGGGAGAGGTTATCTTCGACCCCCTTCTGGATCCAAACGTCGTCCACATAAGGCTGACCCCCGGTCTCTCCCCGGAGGTGTTCTCCTCCATAGGGGAATGGAGCCACGGAATTGTTCTCGAAGGCTACGGAGCCGGCGGAATCCCCTACAGGAAGAGGAACCTCCTGAAAGCCGTGGAGAGGGTCGCGGGAGAAAAGCCCGTGGTGATGACCACCCAGGCGGTTTACGGGGGTGTTGACCTCACCCGCTACGAGGTCGGGAGGAGGGCACTGGAAGCGGGAATCATCCCCGCGGGCGACATGACGAAGGAAGCCACGCTGACCAAGCTCATGTGGGCCCTCGGCCACACTGCGGACGTCGCTGAAGTCAGGGAAATTATGGAAAGAAACATTGCCGGGGAAATCACCCCGAGGGGCTGA
- a CDS encoding PadR family transcriptional regulator produces the protein MMRRVLLGFMGIHILHHASRGEVTGTFMMAELSRHGYKVSPGTIYPLLHKMEEMGLLRSRTEVRNGRRVRLYRATPKGEELLEEAREKVRELCTEILGD, from the coding sequence ATGATGCGCCGAGTGCTCTTGGGGTTCATGGGGATTCACATCCTTCACCACGCGAGCAGGGGAGAGGTAACCGGGACCTTCATGATGGCGGAGTTGAGCAGGCACGGTTACAAGGTCAGCCCGGGAACCATCTACCCCCTCCTCCACAAAATGGAGGAGATGGGCCTCCTGAGGAGCAGAACAGAGGTTAGAAACGGTAGGCGGGTGAGGCTCTACAGGGCAACGCCCAAAGGTGAGGAACTCCTCGAGGAGGCGAGAGAGAAGGTTAGGGAACTGTGCACCGAGATCCTGGGTGATTGA
- a CDS encoding AI-2E family transporter: protein MRTETIAWSIAVIIILYIAWKTVSPLVTPIFFGVVLAYASYPIHRRLAVRTGKKESAALLTLVTVGLGGMVTFELIKISVQVAVSFYNSTVDVFSWIMAQPLPQDVLEFIQRFFNQLIPRLSEYISRGAFSLPMYLLQLLVFLLTFYYTLAYSGEIYRQIVLSLPERNRHIGEEILESLNKTLGALVRAWLVLNVIKGALMTIGFIIFGVSDLYTAIVAGFLTFLFSFIPLFEGWMIWLAATAYFAVNGAYLRAVGIALYGLFLVSPMPDYTVRPMMVARDTNLDETLVFIGMIGGTWAMGVKGLIIGPIVLNLLLVLLKEWKRIVSAKEPSHQPSPSPSAPSPHPQD from the coding sequence ATGCGGACAGAGACCATCGCGTGGAGCATCGCGGTTATAATCATCCTCTACATAGCCTGGAAAACGGTAAGCCCACTGGTCACACCCATATTCTTCGGCGTTGTCCTCGCCTACGCTTCATACCCCATCCACCGCAGGCTGGCTGTGAGAACGGGTAAGAAAGAATCGGCCGCCCTCCTCACCCTGGTCACCGTCGGTCTCGGCGGAATGGTGACATTTGAGCTCATCAAGATATCCGTCCAGGTGGCGGTTTCATTCTACAACAGCACCGTCGACGTCTTCAGCTGGATCATGGCACAACCGCTTCCACAGGATGTGCTCGAGTTCATACAGCGCTTCTTCAACCAGCTGATCCCAAGACTCTCGGAATACATCTCAAGGGGTGCCTTCTCGCTGCCGATGTACCTCCTCCAGCTCCTTGTGTTCCTGCTCACCTTCTACTACACGCTCGCATACTCCGGGGAAATCTACAGGCAGATAGTGCTCTCCCTGCCGGAGAGAAACCGCCACATAGGTGAAGAGATACTTGAGAGCCTCAACAAGACCCTTGGGGCGCTCGTCAGGGCATGGCTCGTCCTCAATGTCATAAAAGGCGCCCTCATGACAATCGGCTTTATAATATTCGGGGTCTCCGACCTCTACACCGCCATAGTGGCAGGCTTTCTGACCTTCCTTTTCAGCTTCATACCCCTCTTTGAGGGCTGGATGATATGGCTCGCGGCTACGGCCTACTTCGCCGTGAACGGCGCCTACCTGCGCGCTGTCGGGATAGCGCTCTACGGGTTATTTCTCGTCTCCCCGATGCCGGACTACACGGTAAGGCCCATGATGGTGGCCCGGGACACCAACCTCGACGAGACGCTCGTTTTCATTGGAATGATAGGCGGCACCTGGGCCATGGGGGTAAAGGGGCTGATAATAGGGCCGATAGTCCTCAACCTGCTCCTGGTCCTCCTGAAGGAGTGGAAGAGGATTGTGTCGGCTAAAGAACCTTCACACCAGCCCTCTCCATCTCCCTCAGCGCCTTCTCCTCATCCTCAGGATTAA